One Narcine bancroftii isolate sNarBan1 chromosome 3, sNarBan1.hap1, whole genome shotgun sequence DNA window includes the following coding sequences:
- the LOC138758414 gene encoding volume-regulated anion channel subunit LRRC8C-like: protein MIPVTELSYFGEQDPAFKILKPWWDVFAEYLTLLMVLVSMFGGALQVSNQQILCIPVPEGLSIEERQWNHSILEGLKLNEPASGFQTGLDVQQYLLINQWCYDNAVTWFSKYFPYLVLLHSLIFLISSNFWFKFPGTSSKIEHFITVLGKCLDSPWTTKALSETVYEESTPRTPVSESSTDQSLSSMNCPLKVNSSDSLSQEVTFSNDVHKGDKISLLSKGTSQALRSAGGIMVDNTSMKILDKKEGEQAKSLFEKVKKFRLHTEEGDILYTMYLNQTIVRTVQSVVILVYISIFIPQICNNIHCVDALHIIGFTDFFCIHGLWRMFQMLSLLYITTIVVYSCTCLYTLHWILYYKLKEYSFENVRVETGMDDIPDVRNDFAFLLHLIDQYDKLYARKFAVFLSDVSENKLLQLNLNHEWTQERLKQRLITNTENKVEMHLFMMPGIPIQVYDLTEIEVLKLELIKGVALSAAISNLKMMKEMWLYNCSVKVERQALLFLKEHLRTLRVRFGIADEIPPWIFTLKNLSKLYIEGQLQTDSKISTALQMFCELPKIDTLHLKTNITKLPNAILDMAHHLLGLIIHNEGVKITSLTNIKKLSGLTLLRLLHCNLERIPSAIFNLTNLQELDLKDNNLSSTEELASCQNLRKLICLRLWHNNITSIPVHIAKIPKLEMLYLNKNKIEFLPPSLFKLTNLLFLDISHNHISKIPSDIDQLAELQHFAIECNKVSELPENLFSCTKLRVLNISHNNLTFLSPSIGRLQQLQLLDLKVNKLDKLPVELGQCGCLWRNQLFVEDDIFKTLPLEVREQIANIS, encoded by the exons ATGATTCCAGTGACAGAACTATCATATTTCGGCGAACAAGACCCAGCATTCAAAATCCTAAAGCCCTGGTGGGATGTATTTGCAGAATATCTGACCCTTCTCATGGTTCTGGTGTCAATGTTTGGAGGAGCATTGCAG GTGTCAAACCAGCAGATTTTATGCATCCCAGTGCCAGAGGGTCTCTCCATTGAGGAACGTCAGTGGAACCATTCCATTTTGGAAGGGCTTAAACTTAATGAGCCTGCTTCTGGATTCCAGACTGGATTAGATGTTCAGCagtacctcctcattaatcagtGGTGCTATGATAATGCAGTGACATGGTTTTCCAAATATTTCCCGTATTTGGTCCTTCTACATTCTTTGATATTCCTCATCAGCAGCAACTTCTGGTTCAAATTTCCCGGCACAAGCTCCAAGATTGAGCACTTTATCACGGTCCTTGGGAAATGCCTCGACTCTCCATGGACCACGAAAGCATTGTCGGAAACGGTGTATGAAGAATCTACCCCGAGAACACCAGTTTCAGAATCCAGTACAGATCAATCCTTATCTTCCATGAATTGCCCACTGAAAGTCAACTCTTCTGATTCATTGTCACAAGAAGTGACATTTAGTAATGACGTCCATAAAGGAGATAAGATTTCTCTTTTGTCCAAAGGCACCTCGCAAGCTCTGAGGTCTGCTGGTGGCATTATGGTAGACAATACCTCGATGAAAATTCTGGATAAAAAAGAAGGTGAGCAGGCCAAGTCTCTTTTCGAGAAGGTCAAGAAATTTCGCCTCCATACAGAAGAGGGAGATATTCTCTATACAATGTACTTGAATCAAACCATTGTCCGAACTGTGCAAAGTGTAGTTATTCTTGTCTACATCAGCATTTTTATTCCTCAGATATGCAACAACATCCATTGTGTTGATGCACTGCACATCATAGGGTTCACAGACTTCTTCTGCATTCATGGGTTATGGAGAATGTTCCAAATGTTATCCTTATTGTATATCACCACAATAGTCGTGTACAGTTGCACTTGTCTGTACACCCTGCATTGGATACTCTATTATAAACTGAAAGAGTATTCGTTTGAAAATGTGAGAGTTGAGACCGGGATGGATGATATCCCAGATGTGAGAAATGACTTTGCATTCCTACTCCACCTTATTGATCAGTATGACAAACTTTATGCCAGAAAGTTTGCAGTGTTTCTATCAGATGTGAGCGAAAATAAACTTCTTCAGCTGAACTTAAATCACGAATGGACCCAGGAGCGACTCAAGCAGCGCCTCATCACAAACACAGAGAACAAAGTTGAAATGCACCTCTTCATGATGCCCGGAATCCCAATCCAGGTGTACGACCTGACTGAGATTGAAGTGTTAAAGTTAGAGCTCATCAAAGGTGTGGCTCTTTCTGCTGCCATCTCCAATCTGAAAATGATGAAGGAAATGTGGCTGTACAACTGCTCTGTGAAGGTGGAGAGACAGGCACTGTTATTCTTGAAAGAACATTTAAGAACGCTGCGTGTGCGATTTGGCATTGCTGATGAAATACCCCCCTGGATATTCACCTTGAAGAATTTGAGCAAGCTCTACATTGAAGGGCAATTGCAAACAGATAGCAAAATTTCCACAGCCCTGCAGATGTTTTGTGAGCTGCCAAAAATAGATACCTTGCATCTGAAGACTAATATAACCAAACTCCCAAATGCAATTTTAGATATGGCCCATCATCTGCTAGGCTTGATAATTCACAATGAAGGAGTAAAAATAACATCACTTACAAATATTAAGAAGCTCTCTGGCCTGACTCTTTTGAGACTGCTTCACTGCAACTTGGAAAGAATTCCGAGTGCGATTTTCAATCTGACTAATCTGCAGGAACTTGATCTCAAAGATAATAACCTAAGTTCAACAGAGGAGCTCGCCAGTTGCCAAAACCTTCGAAAGCTCATCTGCCTACGATTGTGGCATAACAACATCACTTCCATTCCTGTTCACATTGCCAAAATTCCAAAACTTGAAATGTTGTATCTCAATAAAAACAAGATTGAATTCCTGCCCCCAAGTCTATTTAAATTAACAAACCTACTCTTCCTAGACATTTCCCATAATCACATTTCAAAGATCCCTTCTGATATTGACCAGCTAGCAGAGCTGCAGCACTTTGCTATAGAATGCAACAAAGTGTCTGAACTTCCTGAAAATCTTTTCTCTTGTACCAAACTCAGAGTTCTGAATATTTCACACAATAACcttacttttctctctccctccattggaCGTCTGCAGCAACTGCAACTCCTGGACCTCAAAGTCAACAAACTGGATAAACTTCCAGTTGAACTGGGACAGTGTGGGTGTCTCTGGAGAAACCAACTGTTTGTAGAGGATGACATTTTTAAAACATTGCCTCTGGAAGTCAGGGAGCAAATTGCAAATATatcataa